From Oncorhynchus nerka isolate Pitt River linkage group LG1, Oner_Uvic_2.0, whole genome shotgun sequence, the proteins below share one genomic window:
- the LOC115130901 gene encoding junctional adhesion molecule 2A-like, with amino-acid sequence MDRMGILSLIFLVLLQSPASLSLTVSTSKAKVVVHENTDAVLSCQFKTEKETNPRIEWKKKGKDITFVYFDGKFSGSFAGRANIEGATVTLHAVTQKDSGLYRCEVSAPADHTNLGEINVTLSVLVPPHTPSCEVPSSVLSGAGVELHCKDKLSVPPPTYIWYKDNKALSTTHTTDTSFSMDTDKGTLKFKSVSKADSGQYRCEASNSVGAPKSCVAHHMKVIEYQLSMTTLIAGAVGLFLLVVMCCLGVCFCHRRGCCKKQEQKGRSTNSYNPPPPPTRNPKNYKHTQSFMI; translated from the exons ATGGACCGCATGGGGATTTTGTCTCTTATCTTCCTCGTCTTGTTGCAGA gtcctgcctccctctctctgacagtgAGCACCAGTAAGGCCAAAGTGGTGGTCCATGAGAACACAG ACGCTGTGCTGTCATGTCAGTTCAAGACAGAGAAGGAGACTAACCCTCGTATCGAGTGGAAGAAGAAAGGGAAGGACATCACCTTTGTTTATTTTGATGGCAAATTCAGCG GATCCTTTGCAGGTCGGGCCAACATCGAGGGTGCGACAGTGACGCTGCACGCCGTTACCCAGAAGGACTCTGGGCTGTACCGCTGTGAGGTCAGTGCTCCAGCAGACCACACCAACCTGGGAGAGATTAACGTCACCCTCAGCGTACTGG TGCCCCCCCACACCCCGTCCTGTGAGGTGCCCAGCTCAGTTTTGTCTGGGGCAGGGGTAGAGCTCCACTGTAAGGATAAACTCAGTGTACCCCCTCCTACCTACATCTGGTACAAAGACAACAAGGCGCtgagcaccacacacacaactgACACCTCCtttagcatggacactgacaagGGAACACTG AAGTTCAAGAGTGTGTCCAAGGCTGACTCAGGCCAGTATCGTTGCGAGGCATCCAACAGTGTGGGGGCGCCAAAGAGCTGTGTGGCCCATCACATGAAGGTCATAGAAT ATCAGTTGAGTATGACGACACTGATAGCCGGAGCTGTAGGTCTCTTCCTGCTCGTTGTCATGTGCTGCCTGGGTGTGTGCTTctgtcatcgacggggctgctGCAAAAAGC AGGAGCAGAAAGGAAGAAG TACCAACTCCTAcaatccacctcctcctcccaccagaAAC CCCAAGAACTACAAGCACACCCAGTCCTTCATGATTTAA